The Musa acuminata AAA Group cultivar baxijiao chromosome BXJ2-2, Cavendish_Baxijiao_AAA, whole genome shotgun sequence genome has a segment encoding these proteins:
- the LOC135605346 gene encoding uncharacterized protein LOC135605346, which translates to MESEAKESAGGGGEAEDATARAVRKRYERLVAVRCKATKGKGAWYWAHLEPILVTPAGSSQPSAAKLRCALCAALFSASNPSRTASEHLKRGACPNFSSPSSAGPASAAVDPVPISSLPPASPRLRPHHPPTRRRSAPTPLEPKLPLLLSGGKDDLVALARLEDSVKKLKSPMASPAAALSKPQADAALALLADWLLESASTVSPSALDHPKFQSFLNQVGLSSISPRQLTLSHLQARYLEVLSESDARIRDAAFFQLASDGWKSSARPSEYALVSLVVNLPNGTALFHRSVLTTGGAPSSYAEEVLRDVVAKLCGGLVDRCAGIVADRFKRKALLNLENRNQRMVNLSCQLQAFNSLIKDFARQLPLFGRVSANCSKLTNFMNNQSQVRSIFSKYQLEEQGHTRLLRSPSSSSDEASNFTADFTMVEDVMDFARPIQMAVLDEDYKVVCLEEPSAREMAELIQDGGFWTESEAVNSLVKLLKAMAREIEMERPLIGHCLPLWDELRSKVREWSAKYGIDGGLVDNVIEKRFTKNYHLAWSAAFVLDPLFLIKDTSGKYLPPFKLLTPEQEKDVDRLITQLVSPEEAHIVLMEMMKWRSEGLDPLYAQAVQVKQHDPSTGKMRIANPQSRRLVWETCLSEFKCLRKVAVRLIFLHATSCGLKRNSALTRWMCAHAQSGVAQKMAFLTAHSRIGRGDFLGEEEKDAELFGAGEDDVLNEFAGASAV; encoded by the coding sequence atGGAGTCGGAGGCGAAGGAATCGGCAGGCGGTGGAGGGGAGGCGGAGGACGCGACGGCGAGGGCCGTGCGGAAGCGGTACGAGCGGCTGGTGGCGGTGCGTTGCAAGGCGACGAAGGGGAAGGGCGCGTGGTACTGGGCCCACCTGGAACCCATCCTGGTGACGCCGGCCGGGTCGTCGCAACCATCGGCGGCGAAGCTGCGGTGCGCCCTCTGCGCTGCGCTCTTCTCCGCCTCCAACCCCTCCCGCACAGCCTCCGAACACCTGAAGCGGGGCGCGTGCCCCAacttctcctccccctcctccgcaggccccgcctccgccgccgtcgATCCCGTCCCCATCTCCTCCCTTCCCCCAGCCTCTCCGCGCCTCCGTCCCCACCATCCCCCCACCCGGAGGCGCTCCGCTCCGACGCCGCTGGAGCCTAAGTTGCCCCTCCTGCTCTCCGGCGGGAAGGATGACCTCGTCGCACTCGCGAGGCTGGAGGACAGCGTGAAGAAGCTGAAAAGCCCCATGGCATCCCCCGCCGCCGCCCTTTCCAAGCCCCAGGCGGACGCCGCTCTCGCCCTGCTCGCCGACTGGCTCTTGGAATCCGCTAGCACCGTCTCCCCCTCGGCACTCGACCACCCAAAGTTCCAATCTTTCCTCAACCAGGTCGGTCTTTCCTCTATTTCGCCTCGCCAGCTGACGCTATCACACCTCCAAGCTCGATACCTCGAGGTCCTGTCCGAGTCCGATGCCAGAATCCGCGACGCTGCCTTCTTCCAGCTCGCCTCCGACGGATGGAAGTCGTCGGCGAGGCCTTCGGAGTATGCGTTGGTGAGCCTCGTGGTGAACCTCCCCAACGGTACCGCATTGTTCCACCGTTCGGTGCTCACCACCGGAGGAGCCCCCTCCAGTTATGCCGAGGAGGTCTTGCGGGACGTCGTCGCCAAGCTATGCGGTGGTCTCGTCGACCGGTGTGCGGGCATCGTCGCGGACCGCTTCAAGAGGAAGGCTCTTCTGAACCTCGAGAACCGAAACCAAAGGATGGTGAACCTCTCCTGCCAGCTCCAGGCCTTCAACAGCTTGATCAAGGACTTTGCTCGGCAGCTTCCGCTCTTTGGAAGGGTCTCCGCTAATTGCTCGAAGCTGACTAACTTCATGAACAACCAATCTCAAGTTCGAAGCATTTTTTCCAAGTACCAGCTCGAAGAGCAGGGCCACACCCGCCTTCTAAGAAGCCCGTCGAGCAGCAGCGACGAAGCCTCTAATTTCACCGCTGACTTCACCATGGTGGAGGATGTCATGGATTTCGCTCGTCCGATCCAGATGGCTGTCCTCGACGAGGACTATAAGGTTGTTTGTCTGGAGGAGCCTAGCGCTAGAGAAATGGCGGAGCTGATTCAGGATGGTGGGTTTTGGACCGAGTCGGAGGCAGTTAACTCGTTGGTCAAGTTGCTCAAGGCCATGGCTCGAGAAATAGAGATGGAGCGGCCATTGATCGGGCATTGCCTACCGCTGTGGGATGAGCTGCGATCGAAGGTCAGAGAGTGGAGCGCTAAATACGGGATCGACGGCGGACTGGTGGACAATGTGATCGAGAAAAGATTCACGAAGAACTACCACCTGGCGTGGTCGGCGGCATTCGTTTTGGATCCGCTTTTCCTGATCAAGGACACCAGTGGGAAGTACCTCCCACCTTTCAAGCTCTTGACTCCGGAGCAGGAGAAGGATGTGGATCGGCTCATCACGCAATTGGTGTCGCCGGAGGAAGCCCACATTGTTCTGATGGAAATGATGAAGTGGAGGTCGGAGGGATTGGATCCGCTTTACGCACAAGCTGTTCAGGTGAAGCAGCATGACCCGTCGACGGGGAAGATGAGGATCGCTAACCCACAGAGTCGCAGGTTGGTATGGGAGACCTGCCTGAGCGAATTCAAATGTCTTCGGAAAGTGGCGGTGAGGCTCATTTTCCTCCACGCCACTTCGTGCGGGCTCAAGCGCAATTCGGCATTGACGCGATGGATGTGCGCGCATGCACAGTCGGGGGTCGCACAGAAGATGGCTTTTCTCACCGCGCATTCCAGGATTGGAAGGGGGGATTTCTTAGGCGAGGAGGAGAAGGATGCGGAGCTCTTCGGCGCAGGTGAGGATGATGTGCTCAACGAGTTTGCGGGTGCCTCAGCAGTGtaa